One region of Candidatus Poribacteria bacterium genomic DNA includes:
- a CDS encoding Ldh family oxidoreductase gives MEKTHLLQAPHLHAIARNLFVAAGASRHIAEDVSEILVNANLAGHDSHGVLRVPAYLRGIDAGQLDPTAEPEVLAETPNTLRVDGQRSFGHYVSRWSISKAIEKAKTAVSCSVSISNTGHIGRLGEYAEAAAKAGCIGLISVGSGGKGGGPTVPYGGAQGTFSTNPIALGVPTGDDGPFIVDYATSVIAEGKIQVARSKGIDLPEGCILDKNGMPSVKPADFYDGGALLAFGKHKGYALAMFTCLLGGLAGTYDTESGRMGGIFMQAIDVNAFTPVAEYQKGVRAFLDSIKSTPPAQGFDEVLVPGDFEHRFRTQRLVEGVEIPDTIYNQLQACADKLGVSIGEDTVEEDDKAHYGF, from the coding sequence ATGGAAAAAACGCATCTACTTCAGGCACCACACCTGCACGCAATCGCACGCAACCTCTTCGTCGCCGCCGGTGCATCGCGACACATTGCAGAGGATGTCTCCGAAATCCTCGTCAACGCCAACCTCGCGGGTCACGACTCACACGGCGTGCTCCGCGTTCCGGCGTATCTACGTGGCATTGATGCCGGACAATTGGACCCCACTGCGGAACCCGAAGTCCTCGCAGAGACTCCGAATACCTTACGTGTTGATGGGCAACGCAGCTTCGGACACTACGTCTCACGCTGGTCAATTAGCAAAGCGATAGAGAAGGCAAAAACCGCTGTCTCCTGCTCTGTCAGCATCAGCAATACTGGGCATATCGGACGCTTGGGTGAGTATGCAGAAGCGGCGGCAAAAGCCGGATGCATCGGACTCATCAGCGTTGGCTCAGGCGGCAAAGGCGGAGGTCCGACAGTCCCTTACGGCGGTGCACAAGGCACTTTCAGCACAAATCCTATCGCTTTAGGGGTGCCAACCGGCGATGACGGTCCCTTTATCGTTGACTACGCAACAAGCGTGATTGCCGAGGGAAAGATACAGGTCGCCCGGAGCAAAGGCATCGACTTACCGGAGGGGTGTATTCTCGACAAAAACGGGATGCCGAGTGTCAAACCTGCTGACTTCTACGATGGTGGCGCACTTCTCGCATTCGGAAAACACAAAGGCTACGCCCTCGCGATGTTCACCTGCCTCCTCGGGGGATTGGCGGGGACTTATGACACAGAAAGCGGCAGGATGGGCGGCATTTTCATGCAAGCCATAGATGTCAACGCCTTCACACCGGTTGCGGAATACCAGAAAGGCGTGCGCGCCTTCTTAGATAGCATTAAGTCTACCCCCCCAGCACAAGGTTTCGATGAAGTCCTCGTCCCCGGTGATTTTGAACACCGATTCCGCACACAGCGGTTAGTAGAAGGGGTTGAAATACCCGATACCATCTACAACCAACTTCAAGCGTGTGCAGACAAACTCGGCGTTTCCATCGGCGAGGACACTGTTGAGGAAGACGACAAGGCACACTACGGTTTTTAA
- a CDS encoding ornithine cyclodeaminase family protein, with translation MQIRILSAADVRTALPMPKAIDAMRHAYGQLSAGKVTAPPRQHISTDKGVTLLMPAHLPERREFGIKVVSVYDDNPNLDLPRITATVLVLDPATGLPKAFMDGSSLTAIRTGAGGGVAADLLARPDAKTVGLFGAGVQARAQLQAVMAVRDIASVNLISRTEAAAQQLATEITAWKDAPKVNRVSNPQQVVEDADIVICATTSATPLFDGNALRPGTHITAVGTFVPEKREVDTTTLRRSNRIVVDSREACLEEAGDLIIPNATIDAEIGEIVNGNKWGRQSDDEITFFKSVGVAVQDAVAGSVILAEAEAKGLGTLVAF, from the coding sequence ATGCAGATCAGAATTTTATCCGCCGCAGATGTCCGAACAGCCTTGCCGATGCCCAAAGCAATTGATGCGATGCGGCACGCCTACGGTCAACTTTCAGCAGGCAAAGTGACCGCGCCCCCACGACAGCACATCTCCACTGACAAAGGCGTTACCCTCTTAATGCCTGCCCATCTCCCCGAACGCCGTGAGTTCGGCATCAAAGTTGTCTCGGTTTACGACGACAATCCGAACCTCGACTTGCCCCGTATCACGGCGACAGTCTTAGTGCTTGACCCAGCGACAGGACTCCCAAAAGCATTCATGGACGGTAGCAGTCTCACCGCTATCCGAACGGGAGCTGGGGGTGGCGTAGCAGCGGACCTGCTTGCTCGACCGGACGCGAAAACGGTTGGCTTATTCGGAGCAGGTGTCCAAGCGCGGGCGCAATTGCAGGCAGTGATGGCGGTCAGAGACATCGCGAGCGTCAATCTCATCAGTCGAACAGAAGCCGCCGCGCAACAACTCGCCACTGAAATCACAGCGTGGAAGGATGCCCCGAAAGTCAACCGCGTATCAAATCCTCAACAGGTCGTAGAGGACGCTGACATCGTTATTTGTGCGACGACCTCGGCAACCCCACTTTTTGACGGCAATGCCCTGCGACCGGGGACACACATCACAGCCGTTGGCACGTTTGTGCCAGAAAAACGGGAGGTTGATACAACGACCCTAAGGAGGTCAAACCGAATCGTCGTCGATTCGCGGGAAGCCTGTTTGGAAGAGGCGGGAGACCTGATTATTCCGAACGCTACAATTGACGCGGAAATCGGTGAAATCGTCAACGGCAACAAGTGGGGACGCCAATCAGACGACGAAATCACGTTTTTCAAATCGGTAGGTGTGGCGGTGCAAGATGCAGTCGCAGGATCCGTAATCCTTGCAGAAGCAGAAGCCAAAGGACTGGGCACCCTCGTTGCTTTTTAA
- a CDS encoding mandelate racemase has product MKIRCINAYQVDLPLYEGSYNWSGGKSVSVFDSTIVSIETDESITGYGEVCPLGPFYLPAYASGTRTGIAELAPHLIGEDPTQLLPLNHRMDTALKGHPYVKSAIDMACWDILGKVSNQSVCTLLGGRYGSDFMLYRAISQQSPDEMAAKVATYRAEGYRKFQLKVGSDPNTDIERIRAVAELMQPGDVLIADANTGWLMHEAARVVQGVRDVDVYIEQPCLSYEECLAIRQRTGHPFVLDETIDSIHALLRGHADRGMDVVNIKISKFGGLTKAKLARDLCVELGIAMTIEDSWGGDITTAAIAHLAHSTPTAFLFTATDFNSYVTVSTAEGAPQRTNGRMAASTQPGLGIIPDMDILGEAVVHTE; this is encoded by the coding sequence ATGAAAATTCGATGTATTAATGCCTATCAAGTTGACCTTCCACTCTATGAAGGGAGCTACAATTGGTCAGGCGGGAAATCTGTATCCGTATTTGACAGCACCATCGTCTCAATTGAAACGGACGAAAGCATCACCGGCTACGGCGAGGTGTGTCCACTTGGACCCTTTTATCTCCCCGCCTATGCGTCGGGGACCCGCACTGGAATCGCCGAACTCGCACCGCATCTCATCGGTGAAGATCCAACACAACTGCTCCCACTCAACCACCGCATGGACACCGCACTCAAGGGGCATCCGTATGTGAAATCAGCAATCGACATGGCGTGTTGGGATATTCTCGGCAAGGTTTCAAACCAATCGGTCTGCACCCTTCTCGGCGGACGGTATGGGTCAGATTTCATGCTGTATCGCGCGATTTCGCAACAATCTCCCGACGAGATGGCGGCAAAGGTCGCCACCTATCGTGCGGAAGGATACCGCAAATTCCAGTTGAAAGTCGGCAGCGATCCGAACACCGATATCGAACGTATCCGAGCGGTTGCCGAACTGATGCAACCCGGAGATGTCCTCATCGCGGATGCGAATACGGGTTGGTTGATGCACGAAGCCGCTCGTGTCGTCCAAGGCGTGCGCGATGTAGATGTCTATATCGAACAACCCTGTCTCTCCTACGAAGAATGCCTTGCTATCCGTCAGCGGACAGGTCACCCCTTTGTGCTTGACGAGACGATAGACAGTATTCACGCCCTGTTACGCGGTCATGCCGATCGGGGGATGGATGTCGTCAACATTAAGATTAGCAAATTCGGCGGACTGACCAAAGCGAAACTCGCCAGAGACCTATGCGTTGAACTCGGCATTGCGATGACAATTGAGGATAGCTGGGGGGGCGACATTACAACCGCCGCCATTGCACATCTTGCACACAGTACACCGACAGCGTTTCTCTTCACGGCGACAGATTTCAACAGTTACGTCACCGTCAGTACGGCGGAAGGTGCACCGCAACGCACCAACGGCAGGATGGCAGCCTCAACACAACCCGGCTTAGGCATTATTCCTGATATGGATATATTAGGCGAAGCGGTGGTTCACACAGAGTAA
- the nifS gene encoding cysteine desulfurase NifS, producing the protein MHKSTSPNRKVKLKKRIYLDYNATTPLRSEVMDAMMPYLTEAFGNGSSIHAYGREARTAIDTAREQVADLIGAKSPSEIVFTGSGTEADNHAIKGLTELQKSRGKGNHIITSSVEHHAVLHTCQYLEQRGFEVTYLPVDRYGRIRIEQLCEAIRDTTVLISIMHVNNENGTVQPLEEICEIAQEHEIPLHTDAVQSVGKLEMNVQDLGVNLLAFSGHKIYAPKGIGVLYIRRGTRLATLVHGGSHERNRRAGSENVPAIVGLGAAADLAKQEQHTYAQHLDALTQRLREGLDAHIDRLHYNGHPDHCAPGTLNVSFESVEGESLILRLDMEGICVSTGSACTSGSMEPSHVLAALGLPPRLAQGTVRFSLGRNTTETEIDDVIAKLPKVIQQMRTLYRG; encoded by the coding sequence ATGCACAAATCCACCTCACCGAACCGCAAGGTAAAATTAAAAAAACGCATCTATTTAGATTACAACGCCACAACACCCCTCCGTTCGGAAGTCATGGACGCAATGATGCCGTATCTCACCGAGGCATTCGGTAACGGTTCCAGCATTCACGCGTATGGACGTGAAGCACGCACTGCTATCGACACCGCCCGTGAGCAGGTCGCCGATCTCATCGGTGCCAAAAGTCCGAGTGAGATCGTTTTCACCGGCAGCGGCACTGAAGCAGATAACCACGCCATTAAAGGGCTGACCGAACTACAAAAGAGCCGCGGTAAGGGAAACCATATCATCACCTCCTCTGTGGAGCATCACGCCGTCTTGCATACCTGTCAATATCTGGAGCAACGCGGTTTCGAGGTAACCTATCTCCCCGTAGACAGATACGGACGGATTCGTATTGAGCAACTTTGTGAGGCAATCCGCGACACAACAGTCTTAATCTCCATCATGCACGTTAACAACGAGAACGGCACCGTCCAACCGCTTGAAGAGATATGCGAGATCGCACAGGAACACGAGATACCGCTCCATACCGATGCCGTGCAATCGGTCGGTAAACTGGAAATGAACGTTCAAGACCTCGGTGTGAACCTCCTGGCGTTTTCTGGACATAAGATTTACGCCCCCAAAGGCATTGGTGTCCTCTACATCCGCCGTGGTACACGACTGGCAACCCTCGTTCACGGGGGATCGCATGAACGCAACCGACGCGCCGGTTCTGAAAACGTCCCCGCCATTGTCGGCTTAGGTGCCGCTGCCGACCTTGCGAAACAGGAGCAGCACACCTATGCGCAGCACCTCGACGCTTTAACCCAAAGACTCCGCGAAGGTCTGGATGCCCACATCGATCGCCTGCACTACAACGGACACCCCGACCACTGTGCGCCCGGTACACTCAACGTTTCGTTTGAATCGGTGGAGGGTGAAAGTCTTATCTTACGCTTGGACATGGAGGGTATCTGTGTCTCGACGGGTTCCGCGTGTACCTCCGGCTCTATGGAACCCTCGCACGTCCTCGCCGCGCTCGGTTTACCCCCGCGTTTGGCACAAGGCACCGTCCGTTTTTCCTTGGGTAGGAACACAACCGAAACCGAGATCGATGATGTCATTGCCAAATTACCGAAAGTTATCCAGCAAATGCGCACTCTGTATAGAGGATAG
- a CDS encoding DUF4159 domain-containing protein: protein MRGKITSSALMSSLVLHIVITIVAGLYLIAQTDQFKDLMGIEILYPKEPPKPKVERKFVVKPIIKPTVPRQNIVVGQIQVQPRVTTIFPRESNFQPQTVLEFSIQTVKVQPPTDPNVRTAIVLNPTVQTDVIHGDLLVSDAPDALAFSAPIVKVPSAQVRNVSRGIAGRLKVTLERSPGLSMVENVGAARDALSDVVENITLSSYVVPPLPKGEPGGRVIGKGKDIRGVLRFARVRHDLSDWWADASALNALTQWLNERTKIKTDMSVEGGAVKLNDANLFKTPLAFMTGHDPGLVRSREIFGWKHGTGRIDGRLSQSEAAGMRRYLVEKGGFLVFDDCGVNAPAQAMVRLFLSQMRYVMPEYHVERISNNHEIYNNFYAMGGPPVGYDIFWWGTRPPKRNFLEGISVGEKLSVIVVRRDYMCAMETVSYPTRSVHYSPGVYRFMTNVVVYALTHGSISDYSGYVPESVLTEKELPTRPPAAAKVGGFE from the coding sequence ATGCGCGGAAAAATAACATCGTCCGCTCTTATGAGTTCATTGGTGCTTCACATCGTCATCACGATTGTTGCTGGACTCTATCTGATCGCACAAACCGATCAGTTTAAAGATTTGATGGGCATCGAAATTCTCTATCCCAAAGAACCACCGAAACCTAAAGTGGAAAGAAAATTCGTCGTGAAACCTATTATTAAGCCAACGGTTCCAAGACAAAACATTGTTGTCGGACAGATTCAAGTGCAACCCCGCGTAACGACTATATTTCCTCGTGAGTCAAATTTCCAACCGCAGACAGTCCTCGAATTTTCAATCCAAACTGTTAAAGTCCAACCGCCAACAGATCCGAATGTCCGCACAGCGATCGTCCTAAATCCAACAGTGCAGACAGATGTGATACACGGTGATTTGTTGGTATCAGATGCTCCTGATGCTCTGGCATTCTCTGCCCCTATAGTAAAAGTTCCGTCCGCTCAAGTGAGAAACGTCAGTCGCGGTATCGCAGGACGGTTGAAAGTCACGCTTGAACGCTCACCGGGGCTTTCAATGGTTGAAAACGTCGGTGCCGCACGCGATGCCCTCAGCGATGTCGTCGAAAACATCACACTTTCCAGTTACGTCGTCCCGCCCCTTCCGAAAGGTGAACCGGGTGGGCGCGTCATCGGTAAAGGCAAGGACATCCGAGGTGTCCTCCGTTTTGCACGCGTCCGGCACGATCTTTCTGACTGGTGGGCGGATGCCTCCGCGCTCAACGCATTGACCCAATGGCTCAACGAGCGGACCAAAATCAAAACCGATATGAGCGTTGAGGGAGGTGCGGTGAAACTTAACGATGCCAACCTTTTCAAAACACCGCTCGCCTTTATGACAGGACACGACCCAGGACTCGTCCGTTCTCGGGAAATATTTGGATGGAAACACGGAACCGGTAGAATAGATGGTCGCCTCAGCCAGTCTGAAGCCGCTGGCATGCGTCGCTATCTCGTCGAGAAAGGTGGCTTCCTCGTCTTTGATGACTGCGGCGTGAACGCGCCTGCCCAGGCGATGGTTCGTCTCTTCCTCTCACAGATGCGCTACGTCATGCCTGAATATCACGTCGAGCGGATCTCTAACAATCACGAAATCTACAACAACTTCTATGCGATGGGGGGTCCGCCTGTCGGATACGACATCTTCTGGTGGGGCACACGTCCCCCGAAACGGAACTTCCTTGAAGGTATCTCTGTCGGTGAGAAACTATCGGTTATCGTTGTCCGTCGTGATTACATGTGCGCGATGGAGACCGTCAGCTATCCGACGCGGAGTGTCCACTATTCCCCAGGGGTCTACCGGTTTATGACGAACGTTGTGGTGTATGCGCTGACACACGGCTCGATTTCCGATTACTCGGGTTATGTTCCTGAGTCCGTGCTCACTGAAAAAGAGCTTCCGACGCGTCCACCTGCCGCTGCGAAGGTCGGTGGTTTCGAGTAG
- a CDS encoding Ldh family oxidoreductase, with amino-acid sequence MQRHIFEVAHLQAFTSNLFVAAGAPQHIADNVAEILIKANLAGHDSHGVLRIPSYLDGIEGGGIRPDAEPDVLQETDNTLHIDGRNGFGHYTARSAIRRAIEKAKIGRTCFATLTRTGHIGRVGEYAQEAAEAGYIGIVTVGGGSKGGGRILPFGGAVGALGTNPIAIGVPTGDDVPFLIDFATSMIANGKTYVADSENRDLPEGCVVDKHGNPTIKTDEYRDGGHLLAFGRHKGYALSLFVALLGGLGGVFNTEAGQMGGLYMQVIDVNAFTPLEEYQKGVRAFLDTIKATPPASGFDEVFVPGDFEANTRAHRLANGIDIPDTIYQQLRECAEKWDVPMVQTR; translated from the coding sequence ATGCAAAGACATATATTTGAAGTCGCACACCTTCAGGCATTCACAAGCAACCTATTTGTAGCGGCAGGCGCACCACAGCACATCGCTGATAACGTTGCCGAGATTCTGATAAAAGCGAATCTCGCTGGACACGATTCACACGGCGTGCTTCGGATTCCCTCCTATCTCGACGGGATTGAGGGCGGCGGGATCCGTCCCGATGCTGAGCCAGATGTGTTACAGGAAACCGACAATACACTCCATATTGACGGTAGGAACGGCTTCGGACACTATACTGCTCGTTCTGCGATCCGACGCGCAATCGAAAAAGCGAAAATCGGTCGGACCTGTTTTGCGACGCTCACCCGGACGGGACATATCGGTAGAGTCGGGGAATACGCACAAGAAGCCGCTGAAGCCGGATATATTGGAATCGTCACTGTCGGTGGCGGTTCAAAAGGTGGCGGACGCATTCTCCCTTTCGGTGGCGCGGTTGGCGCGCTCGGCACGAACCCGATCGCCATCGGTGTCCCTACAGGGGATGATGTCCCCTTCCTGATCGACTTCGCAACCAGCATGATCGCAAACGGTAAAACCTACGTTGCTGACAGCGAAAACCGGGATCTCCCGGAAGGATGCGTTGTTGACAAACACGGAAATCCTACCATCAAAACCGATGAATACCGCGATGGTGGACATCTCCTCGCTTTTGGGAGACATAAAGGGTATGCCCTTTCTCTTTTTGTGGCACTGCTCGGGGGATTGGGAGGCGTGTTCAATACTGAAGCCGGACAGATGGGGGGTCTTTACATGCAAGTGATTGATGTCAACGCGTTTACACCCCTTGAAGAATATCAAAAAGGGGTGCGTGCGTTTTTAGATACAATCAAGGCGACACCGCCTGCATCCGGTTTCGATGAGGTATTCGTCCCGGGGGACTTTGAAGCGAATACTCGAGCACATCGTCTCGCAAACGGCATTGATATACCCGATACCATCTATCAGCAACTCCGAGAATGTGCCGAAAAATGGGATGTTCCGATGGTACAAACCCGGTAG